Proteins encoded in a region of the Anopheles ziemanni chromosome 2, idAnoZiCoDA_A2_x.2, whole genome shotgun sequence genome:
- the LOC131283078 gene encoding 3'-5' RNA helicase YTHDC2-like: MASKSKVIIKIEEDIRIFIHRQIDLFLQDEHQTELDFPATLTNLHRAYIHEYVKNKRLKSKSHGKGDGRYLSIYKMSIAAVTHEDTILKLAPETTDILFELQKGYKTAGTLESSSRKQNTTRTNSIFLTSVPPTVPPSLKALSDVLDDRKRLPISQFHDIILKCGLQNQVLIISGNTGSGKTTQVPQFIMEDAARKHAPCRIICTQPRRISAVTVAERVCVERNEKLGDTVGYQIRLESRLKRTTNLVFCTNGILLRCLMGKIASKFLKNITHIIIDEVHERDQYSDFLLIALKDNLSCHPHVKVILMSATIESNTFSNYFNNCPVIEIPGRLFPIQSFHLEDILFNIDIYNNTVKDVKRKLVANLEQQHSRTQMPAIANMDDETILLMNDILEVCWIENSPEGFHSFFALIDEEIGPIDFQHTETKMTALMIAAAKGHTEIVKKLLNMGANAFMKEKHNYTAYDWACFVHGNSSCSELLKSALHQSEPPFSRSLTANSTKVLLDAYHTSVGDEKIDHNLIVDVILYICRNQPEGGILVFLPGYEDIQEQFDLLMSRVSSLFHLKVFMLHSKMQTSDQHSVFKPVPQGVRKIILATNIAETSITMDDVVYVVDSGKVKQKYYDSLTSTTSLAATWISQACATQRAGRAGRTKPGKCFRLYSRTRLGAFDQFTLPEIMRVPLNEICLQAALITKDVSIHEFLNKAIQAPSATSIKQSIRYLQKVGALDDEESVTDLGYILAELPVDARLGKMLLYGILLKCYDPVLLIVSILSINDIFVIPSFAGDKEKAKKVRRELAEESFSDCFCFLRAYQRWKDLRSPGSQRDLCNRLFLSHSKLTMVDDLRNKLHAHLCSVGIVKRYGPGGMEDINEFSNNWSLVKGCLLVGLYPNVCYLEKYSKTMKTRFEKKIFIHPSSVLGEKTMKRAKDKKDSSIWLPSEWITFEEKYKSGRGSMIRCNTVVSSLLIAIFAGPLHLDESECLIECENTDSMKCKIAIDDWINLTVEAKYAKAVLHTRRLVHELFLKFIENPRTHQLSARDHAIIKCLGQILLHEDRALELTNSLETIVGANRRGGSKMQDVHWKAEGFRNNVHSYVTRK, encoded by the exons ATACATCGACAGATTGATCTGTTCCTTCAAGATGAGCATCAAACGGAGTTAGACTTTCCTGCAACTCTTACAAACCTTCATCGCGCCTATATCCATGAATATGTTAAAAACAAACGCTTGAAGTCCAAATCCCACGGAAAAG GTGATGGACGATATCTGTCCATCTACAAAATGAGCATAGCAGCTGTCACCCATGAGGACACCATCCTGAAATTGGCACCGGAAACAACCGATATTTTATTTGAGCTTCAAAAGGGATACAAGACCGCCGGAACGCTTGAGTCGAGTTCGAGAAAACAGAACACAACGCGGACGAATTCTATATTTTTGACATCGGTTCCCCCGACTGTTCCTCCGTCGTTAAAGGCGCTGTCTGACGTGCTGGACGATCGTAAAAGATTACCGATATCTCAGTTTCATGATATCATTTTAAAGTGCGGCCTGCAAAATCAAGTGTTGATCATATCCGGTAACACTGGGTCAGGAAAAACCACACAAGTGCCCCAGTTTATCATGGAAGACGCGGCCCGAAAACATGCCCCCTGCCGGATTATTTGTACCCAACCGAGACGGATCAGTGCAGTAACCGTCGCCGAACGAGTTTGCGTCGAAAGAAACGAGAAACTGGGCGATACGGTTGGATATCAGATAAGGTTGGAAAGCCGATTGAAACGCACGACCAATTTGGTGTTTTGCACCAATGGTATTTTGCTGCGTTGTCTTATGGGCAAAATCGCAtccaaatttttgaaaaacattacaCACATAATTATTGACGAAGTCCATGAACGGGATCAATATTCAGACTTTCTGCTGATTGCATTGAAAGATAATCTATCCTGCCATCCCCATGTGAAGGTCATTTTAATGTCTGCCACCATAGAGTCCAACACATTTTccaattatttcaacaactGCCCAGTGATTGAAATACCGGGAAGACTTTTCCCGATACAGAGCTTCCATCTGGAAGATATTTTGTTCAATATTGACATTTACAATAACACCGTTAAGGATGTGAAGAGGAAATTGGTGGCAAATTTAGAGCAGCAGCACAGTAGGACGCAAATGCCAGCCATCGCAAACATGGACGATGAAACCATACTGCTAATGAATGACATACTGGAAGTTTGCTGGATCGAAAATAGCCCGGAGGGTTTCCATAGCTTTTTCGCGCTAATTGACGAGGAAATCGGCCCGATCGATTTTCAGCACACGGAAACAAAAATGACTGCCCTCATGATAGCTGCGGCCAAAG gTCATACGGAAATAGTGAAGAAATTGTTGAATATGGGCGCCAATGCTTTTATGAAAGAGAAGCATAACTACACGGCCTACGACTGGGCTTGCTTTGTGCACGGAAACAGCTCATGTTCGGAATTGCTAAAAAGTGCTCTACATCAATCGGAACCCCCATTCTCGCGTTCATTGACAGCGAACAGCACGAAGGTACTGTTGGATGCGTACCACACATCGGTCGGTGATGAAAAGATCGACCACAATTTGATAGTCGATGTTATTTTGTATATCTGCCGCAACCAACCGGAAGGTGGCATACTGGTATTTCTGCCCGGATATGAAGATATTCAAGAACAGTTCGACTTGCTGATGAGCCGAGTATCGAGCTTGTTCCATTTGAAAGTGTTCATGCTGCACAGTAAAATGCAAACCAGCGATCAACATTCCGTGTTCAAACCCGTCCCGCAAGGTGTGCGAAAAATAATTCTCGCTACCAATATTGCCGAAACGTCCATCACGATGGACGATGTTGTGTATGTGGTGGACAGTGGCAAGGTGAAGCAAAAATACTACGATTCGCTAACATCCACCACATCGCTAGCGGCCACGTGGATATCACAAGCGTGCGCCACGCAAAGGGCAGGCCGTGCCGGACGTACGAAACCGGGCAAATGTTTCCGGCTGTATAGCCGCACGCGGCTAGGAGCGTTCGATCAGTTCACGCTGCCGGAAATTATGCGCGTGCCGCTGAACGAAATATGTTTGCAGGCAGCGCTCATAACGAAGGATGTATCGATACACGAGTTTCTCAATAAGGCTATTCAGGCACCGTCCGCCACAAGCATTAAGCAGAGCATACGATACCTGCAAAAGGTTGGTGCACTGGACGACGAAGAAAGCGTCACCGATCTCGGCTACATCCTGGCCGAGCTGCCGGTCGATGCGAGGCTAGGGAAAATGCTTCTTTACGGCATACTTCTCAAGTGTTACGATCCGGTACTGCTCATAGTGAGCATATTAAGTATTAACGACATTTTCGTGATTCCATCGTTCGCTGGAGACAAGGAAAAGGCGAAGAAAGTACGACGCGAGCTGGCAGAGGAATCGTTCAGTGATTGCTTCTGCTTCCTTCGAGCGTACCAACGTTGGAAGGATTTGCGATCTCCGGGAAGCCAGCGGGACTTGTGTAATCGACTCTTTCTGAGCCACAGCAAGCTTACTATGGTGGATGATCTGCGTAATAAGCTTCACGCACATTTGTGCTCCGTTGGCATTGTGAAACGGTATGGCCCAGGAGGCATGGAGGATATCAACGAGTTCTCCAACAACTGGAGTTTAGTGAAGGGATGCCTGTTGGTGGGCCTGTACCCAAATGTTTGttatttggaaaaatattccaaaaCCATGAAGACACGGTTTgagaagaaaattttcattcatccATCGTCGGTGCTCGGCGAAAAGACAATGAAGCGGGCGAAGGACAAGAAGGACAGCTCCATTTGGTTGCCGAGTGAATGGATTACGTtcgaggaaaaatacaaatctgGCCGAGGTTCCATGATTCGCTGCAACACGGTCGTGTCGTCGCTATTGATAGCCATTTTCGCCGGTCCATTGCATTTGGATGAGTCCGAATGTTTGATAGAGTGTGAGAACACGGACTCGATGAAATGTAAGATTGCCATCGACGATTGGATTAATTTAACGGTGGAGGCCAAGTATGCCAAGGCAGTGCTACATACAAGGCGGTTGGTGCATGAATTATTTCTTAAATTTATAGAAAACCCTCGTACACATCAACTGTCTGCGCGTGATCATGCCATCATCAAATGCTTGGGGCAGATACTTCTGCATGAAGACCGTGCATTAGAGCTGACAAACAGTTTGGAAACGATCGTGGGCGCGAATCGCAGGGGTGGATCCAAAATGCAAGACGTACATTGGAAAGCGGAAGGTTTTAGAAACAATGTTCATTCATATGTTACACGAAAATAA